Proteins from one Poecile atricapillus isolate bPoeAtr1 chromosome 14, bPoeAtr1.hap1, whole genome shotgun sequence genomic window:
- the LDAF1 gene encoding lipid droplet assembly factor 1 produces MSKEMQELQKHWHSMMQTIHSNANVVAFMNSRVGQYLDDHPFVALSLLMFIAVSAVPVGFFLVFVVTTAVMACIGVIVMEGVVIAIGGIALLCVLCGLGALSVGVSGVLSVSYVALSTLLNYWCASRGQIKKQDVNGSLPQKQPVLDLSANTGKSE; encoded by the exons ATGTCTAAAGAAATGCAGGAGCTACAGAAGCATTGGCACTCCATGATGCAGACCATCCACAGCAACGCAAAT GTCGTTGCCTTTATGAATTCTCGTGTTGGCCAATATTTAGATGACCATCCTTTTGTTGCCTTATCACTGCTGATGTTTATTGCAGTGTCAGCTGTTCCTGTtggatttttcctggtttttgttGTTACAACAGCTGTAATGGCCTGTATTGGTGTGATAGTCATGGAAG GTGTTGTCATAGCCATAGGTGGCATAGCTcttctgtgtgtgctgtgtggcCTGGGAGCCCTGTCCGTGGGAGTTTCTGGAGTGCTGAGTGTTTCTTATGTTGCACTTTCAACTCTGCTCAACTACTGGTGTGCATCAAG GGGTCAGATAAAGAAGCAAGATGTTAATGGAAGTTTACCACAGAAGCAGCCTGTCTTGGATCTTTCTGCCAATACTGGAAAGAGTGAATAA
- the ZP2 gene encoding zona pellucida sperm-binding protein 2, whose product MGFEQQCWSISRMWLLLLFGFLLCLAPCADGLGDQDVLENVTCHRDRMEAEFSRELSNYTWHLHVIDVSGEEIVSCDYTVDYERLILSVPFVNCTSLQHGQHQLWLRLMVNETMGEETNITYSTHCDSIHVDEVITPVFAGVTNCTKDFMAVTFPGLMSSLSDEHMVPAAPVSWNLSVDDGTRIHQLSLGQATQQGYNFLVDGHNLIFQAAFAAAGVVSYKHNDKVLYTVALKLMYGPPERRLTVESRMLCAPGPAICNATHMTVAIPAFPGILMDVDVENKTIPMDQLHENGITLDTQRGVRLYISRGVLKSRLPGESCSGLQYYMSSLKLAFHFHGETVAMVMHPECPCERHTPIAAVCTQDGYMDFEILAESTTPLLDLDTLRLRDPVCRPAYKSPLNDRVGFHVPLNGCGTRHWFDGERIHYENEVRALWTDLPLGRISRDSELRLTVKCSFSNGDASLTVKVDNLSPPPSSVNHGSLSLVLLSYPEDSYRQPYREDQYPIVRYLRQPIFLEVQVLNRNDPNLHLVLDDCWATASQDPRSLPQWNIVVDGCEYDLDSYRTVFHPVGRGVSHANYRQRLEVKTFAFVSGDKALPGLVYFHCSVLICHRFHPDSPLCIPRCPRPSRSKRESGMAAVNSAVVSLGGPVLFVPEEWSAAQGSTLLNKEAWAGIAMTAVGVLSLATMLLFLAFPKFLKRRAYMVNVVC is encoded by the exons ATGGGGTttgagcagcagtgctggagcatCTCAAGGATGTG GTTGCTGCTCCTGTTTGGGTTTTTGCTGTGCTTAGCCCCTTGTGCTGATGGCCTGGGGGATCAGGATGTCTTGG AGAATGTGACCTGTCATAGGGATAGGATGGAAGCTGAGTTTTCCAGAGAGCTTAGCAACTACACCTGGCACCTGCATGTTATTG ATGTGAGTGGTGAGGAGATCGTGTCCTGTGACTACACTGTGGATTATGAGAGGCTGATACTCAGTGTCCCATTTGTGAACTGCACCAGCCTGCAG CATGGTCAGCACCAGCTCTGGTTGAGGCTGATGGTGAATGAAACAATGGGAGAGGAGACTAATATCACCTACAGCACTCACTGTGATAGTATTCATGTGGATGAAGTCATTACTCCTGTGTTTGCTGGTGTAACAAACTGCACAAAAGACTTCATGGCA GTTACCTTCCCAGGACTCATGTCAAGTCTCAGTGATGAGCATATG gttccagcagctccagtgtCCTGGAATCTGTCAGTTGATGATGGAACCAGAATACATCAGCTGAGCCTTGGGCAAGCAACACAGCAAGGCTATAACTTTCTAGTTGATGGCCACAACCTGATCTTTCAGGCGGCCTTTGCTGCCGCTGGAGTTGTGTCCTACAAG CACAATGATAAGGTGCTCTACACTGTGGCACTCAAGCTCATGTATGGCCCTCCTGAGCGCAGACTGACTGTGGAGTCAAGAATGCTTTGTGCTCCAG GTCCAGCAATCTGTAATGCAACACACATGACTGTTGCCATCccagcatttccagggatccttATGGATGTGGATGTAGAGAATAAGACCATCCCCATGGATCAACTTCATGAAAATGGAATCACCCTGGACACACAGAGAGGGGTCAGGCTGTATATTAGCAGGGGAGTCCTGAAGTCCAGG CTACCTGGGGAGAGCTGCTCAGGACTTCAGTACTACATGTCTTCTTTGAAACTGGCCTTTCACTTCCACGGGGAGACTGTGGCAATGGTGATGCACCCCGAGTGCCCCTGTGAGCGGCACACACCAATAG CTGCTGTATGCACCCAGGATGGGTACATGGATTTTGAAATCCTTGCTGAGAGCACCACACCACTGCTGGATTTGGATACACTCAGGCTTAGGGATCCTGTGTGCCGGCCAGCCTACAAGTCCCCCCTGAATGACAGGGTTGGGTTTCATGTCCCACTCAATGGGTGTGGGACCAGGCATTGG TTTGATGGGGAGCGGATTCATTATGAGAATGAGGTGAGGGCATTATGGACAGACCTTCCCCTGGGCAGGATCTCAAGGGACAGTGAACTCAG GTTAACAGTCAAGTGCTCCTTCAGCAATGGTGATGCCTCTCTCACTGTAAAAGTAGATAACCTTTCTCCTCCGCCTTCTTCAGTGAATCATGGTTCCCTCTCCTTGGTTCTTCTAAGCTACCCAG AGGACTCGTACAGGCAGCCGTACCGTGAGGATCAGTATCCAATAGTGAGGTACCTGCGGCAGCCCATCTTCCTGGAAGTTCAGGTCCTGAACCGCAATGATCCCAACCTCCACTTGGTGCTGGATGACTGCTGGGCAACAGCCTCACAAGATCCAAGATCACTACCCCAGTGGAATATTGTTGTAGATGG CTGTGAGTATGACCTAGACAGCTACAGGACTGTGTTTCACCCTGTGGGACGTGGTGTCAGCCATGCTAACTATCGCCAAAGGCTGGAAgtgaagacttttgcctttgtcTCTGGTGACAAAGCCCTTCCTGGTCTG GTGTACTTCCACTGCAGTGTTCTCATCTGCCACCGTTTTCACCCGGACTCCCCACTGTGCATACCAAGATGCCCAAGGCCATCTAGAAGCAAGCGAG AAAGTGGGATGGCAGCTGTGAACTCTGCTGTGGTGAGCCTGGGGGGCCCTGTCCTCTTTGTACCAGAAGAATGGTCTGCAGCCCAAG GGAGCACTCTCCTGAACAAGGAGGCATGGGCTGGCATTGCAATGACTGCTGTTGGTGTTCTCTCCCTGGCCACAATGCTACTATTTTTGGCTTTTCCTAAATTCCTAAAGAGAAGAGCATACATGGTAAATGTGGTATGTTAG
- the ANKS4B gene encoding ankyrin repeat and SAM domain-containing protein 4B: protein MSSRYHKAAADGNVDLLKEATRKDLNTSDEDGMTPTLLAAYHGYLEALEVICRRGGDPDKCDIWGNTPLHHAAYNGHIHCVSFLINFGANIFALDNDLRTPLEAAASRDRKECVQILDKAATEQNLLNPKKVSKQKAQAQRNVERQVKECEKRQEKHQHEMNRNYIKEKVGTMDSSKGTHSRVKLPSLFASNTTSTLTKNLKDTLKLKTKKTANSTRQQETQRNDQEDDTPRRSVMHLFDEKEEDELLNDLEEKNLAGNDSQLSIFQRPGLGKIVFGRNLAAEVNPETVSSEKEGTRVTMASELFQYENAENGREDDDENSAGVPWNEEEVIWDDEETENTPLEVFLASQMLDEFLPVFMREKIDLDALMLCSDEDLQSIQMELGPRKKVLNAVNKRKLALKNPGKTVDTCL, encoded by the exons atGTCGAGCAGGTACCACAAAGCAGCGGCCGATGGCAACGTGGACCTGTTGAAAGAGGCCACTAGGAAAGACCTCAACACTTCTGATGAAGATGGGATGACACCCACCCTTCTGGCAGCCTACCACGGGTACCTGGAAGCTCTGGAGGTCATTTGCCGGAGGGG GGGTGATCCAGACAAGTGTGACATCTGGGGGAACACGCCCCTGCACCACGCTGCCTACAATGGCCACATCCACTGTGTCTCTTTTCTGATCAACTTTGGTGCCAACATCTTTGCTCTGGACAATGACCTGCGTACTCCCCTggaggcagctgccagcagggacCGCAAGGAGTGTGTCCAGATCCTGGACAAAGCTGCCACGGAGCAGAACTTGCTGAATCCAAAGAAGGTCTCCAAACAAAAGGCACAGGCCCAGAGGAACGTGGAGAGACAAGTCAAGGAATGTGAGAAGCGCCAAGAGAAACACCAGCATGAAATGAACCGAAATTACATTAAAGAAAAGGTTGGCACAATGGATTCTTCCAAAGGAACACACTCCAGGGTAAAGTTGCCCAGTCTATTTGCTTCAAATACCACAAGTACTTTAACTAAAAACCTGAAAGATACCTTGAAACTCAAGACAAAAAAGACAGCCAACAGCACAAGACAgcaggaaacacaaagaaatgaCCAAGAGGATGATACCCCTAGGAGAAGTGTGATGCATTTGTTTGATGAGAAAGAGGAGGATGAATTACTGAACGACCTTGAAGAGAAAAACCTTGCTGGTAATGACAGTCAGCTCTCCATTTTTCAGAGGCCAGGTCTTGGCAAGATTGTGTTTGGAAGGAATTTGGCTGCAGAGGTAAATCCTGAAACAGTGTCTTCTGAGAAAGAAGGTACGAGAGTTACAATGGCCAGTGAGCTCTTCCAGTATGAAAATGCTGAGAATGGCAGGGAGGATGATGATGAAAACAGTGCTGGTGTCCCTTGGAATGAGGAAGAAGTCATTTGGGATGATGAGGAAACAGAGAATACGCCCCTTGAGGTATTTCTGGCATCACAGATGCTGGATGAATTTCTTCCAGTCTTCATGAGGGAAAAAATTGATTTAGATGCTCTGATGCTATGTTCtgatgaagatctacagagcATTCAGATGGAGCTTGGGCCAAGAAAGAAAGTCTTGAATGCTgtgaataaaagaaaactgGCACTCAAGAACCCTGGAAAAACAGTAGATACTTGTTTATAA